One Bufo gargarizans isolate SCDJY-AF-19 chromosome 3, ASM1485885v1, whole genome shotgun sequence DNA segment encodes these proteins:
- the CAP1 gene encoding adenylyl cyclase-associated protein 1: MADLQNLVDRLEKAVGKLELLAGGSGGGGSADTAQFVQAYDALVSKAVGEFMKISKEIGGDVETQAGLLLLGLNTQRDILAKASQCQQPDEKDLSAILAPLSKQIQAVQDLREKNRGSKLFNHLSALSESVPALGWVAVSPKPVPYVKEMTDAATFYTNRILKEYKDVDKKHVDWVRSYLNIWTELQNYIKEHHTTGLSWRKTGPKAGPTTSAPSAPSAPRAGPPPPPPGGPPPPPPPAPASAPSDDSVARSQLFAQLNQGENITSALKHVSDDMKTHKNPTLKSQSGPVRSGPKPFTSPKPTNIGSHPAKPAPKKEPPVLELEGKKWRVENQDNASNLVISDTELKQVVYVYKCVNSTLQVKGKINSIIIDSCKKLGLVFSDAVGIVEIINARDVKVQVLGKVPTISINKTDGCHVYLSKDSLCCEIISAKSSEMNILVPGSGGEFSEFPVPEQFKTVWNGEKLVTTITEIAG, translated from the exons ATGGCAGACCTGCAGAATCTAGTTGATCGCCTGGAAAAAGCAGTGGGGAAGCTGGAGCTTCTTGCAGGAGGATCAGGAGGAGGTGGATCTGCAG ACACTGCACAGTTTGTTCAGGCCTATGATGCTCTTGTTAGCAAAGCTGTAGGAGAATTTATGAAAATCAGCAAGGAAATAGGTGGAGATGTGGAGACGCAG GCTGGCCTGTTGCTTTTGGGCCTGAACACGCAGCGTGACATCTTGGCTAAAGCATCTCAGTGTCAGCAGCCAGACGAG AAGGATCTTTCTGCGATCTTAGCTCCTCTATCCAAACAGATTCAGGCGGTTCAAGACTTAAGAGAGAAAAACAGGGGCAGCAAACTATTCAATCATCTTTCAGCTCTCAGTGAGAGTGTTCCTGCTCTTGGATGGGTAGCCGTG TCTCCCAAGCCTGTTCCTTATGTGAAGGAAATGACTGATGCAGCAACGTTTTACACCAACAGAATCTTAAAGGAGTACAAGGATGT TGATAAGAAACATGTAGACTGGGTCCGCTCGTATCTGAACATCTGGACGGAGCTTCAGAACTACATCAaggaacatcatacaacaggctTAAGTTGGAGAAAGACt GGCCCAAAGGCTGGACCCACCACTTCTGCACCAAGCGCTCCTTCTGCCCCCAGAGCTGGACCCCCACCTCCACCTCCTGGAGGACcacctccccctcctccaccagCCCCAGCATCAGCTCCCAGTGATGACTCTGTGGCTCGTTCCCAGCTGTTTGCACAACTTAACCAGGGAGAGAATATTACCAGTG CCCTAAAACATGTGTCTGATGATATGAAGACTCACAAAAATCCTACTTTGAAGTCACAAAGTGGACCAGTCCGAAGTGGACCTAAACCATTCACAAGTCCTAAACCAACAAACATTGGTTCTCATCCAGCCAAACCAGCTCCCAAGAAGGAACCTCCTGTGCTTGAATTAGAAGGCAAGAAATGGAGGGTG GAAAACCAGGACAATGCATCCAATCTGGTGATAAGTGACACTGAGCTTAAGCAGGTGGTTTATGTATACAAGTGTGTGAACAGCACCCTGCAAGTCAAGGGAAAGATCAACTCTATAATTATCG ATAGCTGCAAGAAGCTTGGCTTAGTTTTTTCAGATGCAGTAGGCATTGTGGAAATCATTAACGCTCGTGATGTTAAAGTGCAG gtcTTGGGTAAAGTACCAACAATATCAATCAATAAGACTGATGGCTGTCATGTTTACCTAAGCAAGGACAGTCTCTGTTGTGAGATCATCAGCGCCAAATCTTCAGAAATGAACATTTTGGTCCCAGGCAGTGGAGGGGAATTT AGTGAGTTTCCTGTACCAGAACAGTTCAAGACTGTTTGGAATGGCGAGAAGTTGGTGACAACAATTACTGAGATTGCAGGGTAG